A single genomic interval of Syntrophobotulus glycolicus DSM 8271 harbors:
- the hpt gene encoding hypoxanthine phosphoribosyltransferase, giving the protein MEEYLDRILLSEDQIKKRVAQLGAQITEEYQGKDLLVIGILKGAVPFLADLIREIKLPLRYDFMAVSSYGASAKSSGEVRILKDLDSSIEDRHIIIVEDIVDTGLTLKYLQENLGRRKPLSMKIAALLDKPGRRRTEVYPNYNCFVIPDEFVVGYGLDYNEAYRNLPYIGALKPEVYTEQD; this is encoded by the coding sequence ATGGAGGAATATCTGGACCGGATTTTACTTTCCGAAGATCAAATAAAAAAACGGGTTGCTCAGTTAGGAGCGCAGATTACAGAGGAGTATCAAGGTAAAGATTTATTGGTGATTGGAATATTAAAGGGAGCTGTTCCCTTTCTGGCGGATTTAATCAGGGAGATAAAGCTTCCTTTAAGATATGATTTTATGGCAGTATCAAGTTATGGGGCCTCAGCCAAGTCCTCAGGTGAGGTCAGGATTCTGAAAGATCTCGATTCCAGTATTGAAGACAGGCATATTATTATTGTTGAGGACATTGTAGATACCGGATTGACACTAAAATACCTTCAGGAAAATCTGGGCAGGAGAAAGCCTTTGAGCATGAAGATCGCTGCCTTGCTGGACAAGCCGGGGCGCAGGAGAACAGAAGTATATCCCAATTACAATTGCTTCGTCATTCCCGACGAATTTGTGGTTGGCTATGGACTGGATTACAATGAAGCTTATCGGAACCTTCCTTACATAGGGGCACTTAAGCCGGAGGTATATACTGAGCAGGATTAG
- a CDS encoding ABC-F family ATP-binding cassette domain-containing protein, whose translation MISTNGVTLRFGKRALFEDVNVKFTPGNCYGLIGANGAGKSTFLKILSGEIEPTNGEVVITPGERIAVLKQDHFEFDEYTVLHTVIMGHARLYEIMVEKDSLYAKPDFSEEDGLKASELEGEFAELNGWQAESEAAELLMGLGIPKDLHDKTMHSLNGNEKVRVLLAQALFGNPNILLLDEPTNHLDLQSIVWLEKFLYNFESTVIVVSHDRHFLNKVCTHIADIDFGKIQLYVGNYDFWYESSQLAQKLMRESNKKKEDKIAELQRFIERFSSNASKAKQATSRKKQLEKLTLDDIKPSSRKYPYIAFSSDREAGNDLLTVQNISKTIGDEKILNDLSFMVNKGDKIAFVGPDSHAKTTLFRTLMGELAPDQGEYKWGITTTQAYFPKDNTEYFQKNLSLVDWLRQFSRDPDETFVRGFLGRMLFSGDESLKSANVISGGEKVRCMLSRMMLSGANVLILDEPTNHLDLESITALNNGLINFSGTVLFVSQDHQFVQTIANRIIEITPQGLIDRQMEYDEYLDNENVKALQESMYS comes from the coding sequence ATGATCAGTACCAATGGCGTTACCTTAAGGTTTGGCAAACGAGCCCTTTTTGAAGATGTCAATGTGAAATTCACACCCGGAAACTGTTACGGGTTGATCGGTGCAAATGGCGCGGGGAAATCCACCTTTTTAAAAATACTTTCCGGGGAGATTGAACCAACCAATGGTGAAGTTGTCATCACCCCAGGTGAAAGAATTGCCGTCTTGAAACAAGACCACTTTGAATTTGATGAATATACTGTCCTTCATACCGTTATCATGGGGCATGCCAGATTATACGAGATTATGGTGGAAAAAGACTCCTTATACGCAAAACCGGATTTTTCCGAAGAAGATGGCCTGAAAGCCTCCGAGCTTGAAGGAGAATTTGCCGAATTAAATGGCTGGCAGGCTGAATCGGAAGCTGCGGAATTATTAATGGGCTTGGGAATTCCCAAAGACCTCCATGATAAAACAATGCATTCCCTCAACGGCAATGAGAAGGTTCGTGTACTCTTGGCCCAGGCCCTGTTCGGAAACCCCAATATCCTGTTATTGGACGAGCCGACCAACCATCTTGACCTGCAATCCATTGTCTGGCTGGAAAAATTTCTTTATAACTTTGAAAGCACAGTTATTGTCGTCTCCCATGACCGTCACTTTCTGAACAAAGTATGTACCCATATCGCCGATATCGACTTTGGAAAGATCCAGCTCTATGTAGGAAATTATGATTTCTGGTATGAGTCCAGTCAACTGGCACAAAAACTTATGCGGGAATCAAATAAGAAGAAAGAGGATAAGATTGCTGAATTACAAAGGTTCATTGAGCGTTTTAGTTCTAACGCTTCTAAAGCCAAGCAAGCAACTTCCCGGAAAAAACAACTGGAGAAGCTGACCCTTGACGATATCAAGCCCTCTTCACGTAAGTATCCCTATATTGCTTTTTCCTCCGACAGGGAGGCGGGCAATGATCTCTTAACTGTACAGAATATCAGTAAAACGATTGGCGATGAAAAAATTCTGAATGATCTCAGCTTTATGGTCAATAAAGGAGATAAGATTGCTTTTGTCGGCCCTGACAGCCATGCGAAGACTACTCTGTTTAGGACTCTGATGGGTGAGCTCGCTCCTGATCAGGGAGAATATAAGTGGGGAATTACCACAACCCAGGCCTATTTCCCCAAAGATAATACGGAATATTTCCAGAAAAACCTCAGTTTGGTTGATTGGCTCCGCCAGTTCTCCAGAGACCCTGATGAGACTTTTGTACGGGGTTTTCTGGGCAGAATGCTTTTTTCAGGTGATGAATCCCTCAAATCTGCCAATGTCATATCAGGGGGGGAGAAAGTCCGCTGTATGCTTTCAAGAATGATGCTGAGCGGCGCCAATGTTTTGATCCTGGATGAACCGACCAATCATCTGGATTTAGAATCGATCACCGCGCTAAATAACGGTTTAATCAATTTCAGCGGAACTGTACTCTTTGTTTCTCAGGATCATCAATTCGTCCAAAC
- the guaA gene encoding glutamine-hydrolyzing GMP synthase — translation MERELVLVLDFGGQYNQLIARRVREANVYSEMISYKTPIEKIKEMNPKGIIFSGGGASVNQENAPRIDKEIYELGIPILGICYGMQLMTIQFGGEVERPQAHEYGMTEVTIDVNEGIWEGLIGKRQCLMSHGDAVKVIPEGFERAAHTGNTPVAAMFNKEKKLYAVQYHPEVKHTPDGQAMLENFLYRICGCRGNWTMESFIQTQISEIRQRVGGKKVLCALSGGVDSSVAAVLVHKAIGDQLTCIYVDHGFMRKDESVQVKKTFTEQFHLNLDFVEADERFMAKVSGVSEPEEKRKLIGNEFIRLFEDEARKLGQVDFLVQGTLYPDIVESGTETAETIKTHHNVGGLPEDMKFELIEPLRMLFKDEVRKVGIELGLPEEIVWRQPFPGPGLAIRIIGEITREKLDLLREADAVVREEIRKANLHRDIWQYFAVLPSIRSVGVMGDGRTYGYPVILRAVTSDDAMTADWAKLPYELLEVISNRIVNEIPGINRVVYDITSKPPGTIEWE, via the coding sequence ATGGAAAGGGAACTAGTCTTGGTGCTCGATTTTGGCGGGCAGTATAACCAGCTTATTGCGCGCAGAGTGAGGGAAGCCAATGTATACTCGGAAATGATCTCCTATAAAACCCCGATCGAAAAGATTAAAGAGATGAACCCTAAAGGGATCATCTTTTCAGGTGGTGGGGCAAGTGTCAACCAGGAAAATGCTCCGAGGATCGATAAGGAAATATATGAACTGGGGATACCGATTCTTGGAATCTGTTACGGCATGCAGCTGATGACCATTCAGTTTGGGGGGGAAGTAGAAAGGCCTCAAGCCCATGAATATGGAATGACCGAGGTGACGATTGATGTCAATGAAGGGATATGGGAAGGGCTGATCGGAAAACGTCAATGTCTGATGAGTCATGGAGATGCGGTAAAGGTCATCCCCGAAGGGTTTGAAAGGGCCGCCCATACTGGAAATACACCAGTGGCAGCCATGTTCAACAAAGAAAAGAAACTCTACGCCGTGCAGTATCATCCTGAAGTAAAGCATACTCCGGACGGACAGGCTATGCTGGAGAATTTTCTTTATCGTATTTGCGGGTGCAGGGGTAATTGGACAATGGAATCTTTTATCCAAACTCAAATCAGTGAAATCCGGCAAAGAGTAGGAGGAAAAAAGGTTCTTTGCGCCTTGAGCGGCGGTGTGGATTCTTCGGTAGCGGCAGTACTTGTCCATAAGGCCATCGGGGACCAGTTGACCTGCATTTATGTTGATCACGGGTTTATGCGGAAAGATGAATCCGTGCAGGTAAAAAAGACTTTTACCGAACAATTTCATTTAAACCTTGACTTCGTCGAAGCCGATGAACGTTTTATGGCTAAGGTAAGCGGAGTATCCGAGCCTGAGGAAAAAAGAAAGCTTATCGGCAACGAATTTATCAGGCTCTTTGAAGATGAGGCCCGCAAGCTTGGCCAGGTTGATTTCCTCGTGCAGGGAACATTGTATCCGGATATTGTTGAAAGCGGGACAGAAACAGCTGAAACGATTAAAACTCATCATAATGTCGGCGGACTTCCAGAGGACATGAAGTTCGAACTGATCGAGCCTTTGCGGATGCTGTTTAAAGATGAAGTCCGCAAAGTGGGGATTGAGCTCGGCCTGCCTGAAGAAATCGTCTGGCGCCAGCCGTTCCCGGGACCGGGTCTTGCCATCAGAATCATAGGAGAGATCACCCGGGAAAAACTCGACCTTTTGCGGGAAGCAGATGCCGTCGTCAGGGAAGAAATCAGAAAAGCCAACCTGCATCGGGATATTTGGCAGTACTTCGCGGTTCTGCCCAGCATCCGCAGTGTAGGGGTCATGGGGGACGGCCGGACTTACGGTTATCCCGTCATTCTCAGGGCGGTAACCAGTGATGATGCCATGACTGCAGATTGGGCGAAACTCCCGTATGAGCTCCTGGAGGTCATCTCCAACCGGATTGTGAACGAGATTCCGGGAATCAACAGGGTTGTTTATGACATTACCAGTAAGCCTCCCGGGACGATTGAGTGGGAATAA